AGAGACTGCTGAAACGGATGAAACAGAAACTGCAGACACAGAAACGGACGCTGACGAGGACGACGAACCCAGCACCCCAGACTCGTAACCTCGGTACAATAGACCCTCTCAGTCCGTTTCGGCTTCCGGTGTCGCCGTACTCACGGACGCCTGTGGCGTTCCGGACTCGGTGCCGACCTCACCTTCGCTCTCGCGCTCGAGGCGCTGTGTTGCGCGCTCCCGGTCCTCGGGATACCCCACGTCGATGCGCCAGCCTTCCATCCGAAGCGCGTCAATCGTCCGTCCGGAGTGGATGAGCAGGTCGATGGCATCCGAGAGTTCGTACTCGCCGCGGTCACTCGGCTGGACGAGCTGACAGGCGTGGAAGATCGCCGGCGTAAAGGTGTAAAAGCCAGTCATCACCAGATTCGATGGTGGCTCCTCGGGCTTCTCGATGACTTCGACGATCTCGCCGTACTCGTTCGTATCGAGGACGCCGTATCTCGAGGCTTCCTCGTACGGGACTTCTTCGACGAGGAAGGCGGCATCAGCACGGTCCTCGCCCTGGCGGTTGATTACGTCGGCGAGGTTCGACCGGAACACGTTGTCGCCGAGCATCAACATGAAATCGTCCTCGATGTACGGCTCGACCTGCAAGATGGCATGTGCGAGGCCGAGTTGTTCTTCCTGATGGGCGTAGGTGATCGGCACACCGCGGTACTCGTCGCCGTAGCGGTCCATGAGCTGTTCTTTCAGGTAGCCAACGACGACGATCAACTCCTCGGCCCCGACCGCGAGCAGGTTGTCGAAGACGTCTTCGATGATCGGCCGGCCATCGACCTCGACCAATGCTTTCGGTTTGTCTTCCGTCAGCGGTCGCAGGCGAGTCCCCTTTCCTGCTGCTAAGACGACAGCTTGCATACCCAACGGCCACGCCAAACCCGGGTAAAAAGCTAGTCCATGACTGCTCCAGTAACGGAGACGCCAGCCTCGAGTCACTCGCTCTAGCCTCGAGTGCTAGTACTAGGACCCACGCGAGGGACTAGTAGCACAGTGTCTCGCGATAGCTCATCGATACTAGGACGAGGTGTGATAGGTCAACAACGCAGAATGATTTAAACTGTGGGTTGCTGCTGCTCTTTTTTACCCGGGGCTGGCACACCCGGTGAGAAGGGAGTGAGTCGTGAGTAACAGACGCGACAACACACAAGCGAGTACTGCGACGACCGGCCGTACTCAGTCAGCGTTCGTCCCGGCACCGGTCGCTTCTTTCAGGAGTTGGAGTTCCTCCTCCTCGGAGATGTTTTCGGCCTGAAAGCACGCATGGAGGACCTTATGCGTCAGTTCGGGATCGGATAGGACGCCAGTGGCGGTCTCACGAGCCGGTTCCGACTCTGTCTCGGGAGTCAGAGACCGCTCCTCGAGCCCCTCGAGTCGCGTTTCCAACGCTTCGACCTGTTCGGTTAGTGCTTCGAGTGCCTCGAGTGTCGGCTCGACTGCGTCGTCCGCCAGCGTCTCGTGAGTATCTGTCGAGCGCATTGGGTCGTCATCTCCGGTGGTGTCGCGTTCGTGCTCGGGTCCGCGGGGATCACAACCCGAATCCGCATCCGTCTCGTCAGTCACAGACTGGTCGCCCGCCTCGGCGTCAGCGTGGTCCTGGTCGGTTTCCTCCCCGATCTCGAGGTTCGGTCCACTCTCGTCCGCCTGCTCGAGTTCTTGGTCGGTTTCGTCCGCCTCCTCGAGTGGAACTTCGTCGAACACTGTCGCAACGAACGCACGGCGGTTCGACCAGTCGAAACCCTCGATGGAGTTGACGCGCTGGCTGATCGTTGCACTCGTGACACCGAGTTGGTCGGCCAGTGTCGCCTGCGTCGCCGTTGGCTGCCGGGCAATCGCCCGCAATGTCTCGCGTTGCTTTTCGGTTACGTCCGCCGGCTCGAGTGAGTCGTCCTGCCCGTCCCCGTCGGACTCCGCAGGGTCGACGGCTCCTGCCTCAGCGTCGACAGCTGATTCATCACCCGTCTCCGGTTCGTCGGTCGGTTCAGTCACTGTCGGCGCACTCGAGGAGTCCTCCCGAAAAATGCTCGAGTCACTGTCATCAACAGCAGCATCTTCATCGGATGACCCATCCCCATCGCTTGCTGGTTCGTCACCAGCGCTTGCAGCTCCGTCGTCACTCACCGCAGCCTGTGCTCCCGGATCGCCGTACTCCTCGAGCACCTGCTCGACAATCGAGACGGTGGCACCGCTGACGCCGTCGGCGATGGCTTCCATCGATGCATCCGGACGGGATTCTGCAGTGTCGAGGATCTTCTTGTGTAAGACGGCCCGCGGAACGGACCCCCCGTGTTTGGTAACTCTCCCAGACGTCGTCGACGTACTCGATTTCGACTCCATAGACCACTCGCGTACACCAGCAGATTCCGGCTGGCCCGTTATATGTTTCTCAAGTAGAATATACATACACTCAGTGCGTCATATTACTGAATTGACTTTAAGTAGTGTTGATGTGCAAATACTGTCGCCCAGCACAGATGACCCGTCTCAACCGATTCGAATTCCGACACACAAATTACCCAGCAGGGAAAAGACGCACGAAAGCGCAACTCGAGCGTCTCTCGGTTTGCGTCCGCTGACCACCTATGGACCGAAGCCTCGGCGTCACTGAGTTCATTCGCACGCACCTCCCGGAGTGGGTCGTCCCGATAGCCGAGCTCACGGCCATGCTCGGCGACGAAGTCCTCGTCGTGGGCGTCTTAGCCGTCCTTGCAGGCGTCGATGCCTATCGATCCGCCCGCTGTGGGCGCGGACAACTCATTACCGACCAAACCGCGTTCGTGCTGGCGATTGTCCTCGGTGGCCTCGCGTTCACGCTCATCCTCAAAACGGCGTTTGGCCTCCCTCGGCCACCAACCGAACTCCAGGCAGTCCCACGCGGAGGCGATGGCTTCCCGAGCGGACACACGATGGCCGCGACACTCCTCTGGACCGCACTCGCCCTCTGGGGACTCCGCGGGCGACTCACACGCCGGACTCGAGTGGCCATCGCGGGCGCGATCATCGCTCTCGTCAGCGTCTCTCGACTCATCCTCGGCGTTCACTATCTCGTCGACGTCGTCGCATCGGTCATCTTCGGCGTTGGTTTCCTCCTGATTGGCGCAAGACTCACTGATACAGAGCCGACGAAGGCGTTCGCCGGTGCCGCCGCACTCGGCGCGCTCGCACTCGTCGTTGCCGGGATCTCGACTGACGGCGTCCTCGCGTTCGCCGGGTGTCTCGGCGGGGCGACGACCTGGTGGGTCATCTCGAGGCCAGCAGTCCAGAATCGCTGGGCGGCAGTCGTACAATAAGGGGCCGTTTCAGGCTGTCTCGTCATCTTCTCCATCACGTTCGTCCGCTCGATGCTCGAGCAGTGCCTCCGCGATAGTCAACTCGCCGGCAGCAACCCGCCGCGCGAGTCCCTCATCAATCGCGCGATTGTGCTCGCTCTGCTCGCGCGAGCGATCCTTGATCACCTGTAACTCGCCAGCCGTCGGCTCGATCTCACGACGGTCGACGAGTTCGCCCTCGAGACGGGCGATGTTCACCGCTGCGAGGACGTCCTCCATCCCGCGTGCGCCCGTTCCGAGATAGGGAGTCGTCCCGGTTTCATCGACGAGTTCGACCTGCACGTCCTCGAGGTCGTTGACGAGTTTGGCACCCTGGAGTCGAGAGCCGTCGCCGATTCGGACGAGCGGGTTGGCCGCCTCGCTGGCCTCGCGCTGGATAACGTCGACCGCGTCCGTGAGTGGCACCTGAAACGCGGCGACGACCATCTCGCCAGCCAGCACAGCGATACCGGGCTTTCGGCCGGGATCGACGCCGATAATCGTTCGCCCGCCATCGCCGCGAACAGCGGTCAACGCCTGATCGACGGCGCGGCGTGGCTCGTCCGGGGCCGCGACGATTGTCGTCACGTTCTCGAACTCATCGGCGTGGGCCTCGTCGGTAACGACGACCGCGGTTTGCTCGGGTAGCGACTCGTCCGGCTCGAGCGTCGTGAACTGCGAACCCCGATCCCGAAGCTCGTTGACGACGCCGTGATACACCTCGAAGTCCGACGTTGCGACGACGATCACGAGCGTTCTTCGTGATGGTTCGAAATAAACGTATTCAGCGCCGCCGTCGATGACCGGACAGCTACTCGAGTGCCGTTTCAATCCCGTTTCCAGCTTCGACGCGTTCTTTCAGCCGCTGGACGAACCGCGCGGCGGGTGCACCATCGACAACATCGTGGTCGACGGTCACAGTGAGACAGAGCAGTTCTCTGGGCTCGATCTCACCGTCGACAAGGCTTGGCTTGCGCTCGATGCCGCCGACTGTCATCTGCAGTGGATAGGTCGTCGGGCTGATTCCCCAGCCGCCGCCAGTTCCGAACATACCGAGCGAGGTCACGGCGACAGTTCCTGCGATGCGTTTCCAGTGGCGAGGTGACACTCGCGGCAGTCGCCAAAACAGCCGTCGAATCGGTCCAGGGAGTCTGAGTCCCAATGAGGCAAGGCGCGACTGGCGACCCTCGGTTGGATCCGTCTGTGCCGTTCGAATCTCGTCGTGGATCGACCGGAGTGAGCGCCGATTTGCAGTTCGAATAACGTGTGGAACACCAACAGGACCGTTGCTCCCCTGGGTTTCGATAATCACCATCACGTCAACGGTATCAAACCGGACGATCCGACCGCACCAGTCACGAAACGATTGCATCTCCGGGTGGTCCTCGAGTACGTTCGCGAGACAATACACGAGAAATGCAGTGAACGAGAGGCTGCCACCAGTCTCCAACTCTCGCTCCCGTATTTGACGTCGAGGGACAGTGACATCGAACTCGACGAGGCCGTGAACGACGCTTCGTCGCCCAGCAACCCGCATGTAGTCGACAGTTCCACGACGCTGCATCGGAAACGGTTCGACCGTCTCTCCCTCATCAGTCATAGGTTGTGGAGGACAACGACAGGCATACGCGTTTGCCTGCGGTCGCGCGTTCGACACCGGTTGGCCCCACACTCTTGTGTCGCCGTCAGTAGGAAATCGTCTCGAGGTTCTCGACGGCTTCAAAGTCGCCGTCGCGGGTCACAATTGATGCGTCGTGGTATCGACAGATACCAGCGATCATGATATCTGCGAGATTGATCTGTGTCCCTGCCTCAAGCAGTTCTGCATGGATCTGTGCTGCCTCACGTGTTGCAGGTGCATCGAACGGCAACGGTTCAGCCCATTCTAGTCCCGCGATAACGGTCTCGAGTGATCGATTGTCAGCCCATGCCGCATCACGATATAATTCGAACAACACTATCGTTGGCACATAATAGACAGGCTCGTCTTGCGCGTCCAAAAATACTTTTGCAGCGTCGTTCCCTCGAAGATAATCAATCAGAAACGAAGAGTCGAGGACGATCATTTGTCACCATCACGTTGCTCACGTTGCTGACGCCGGTCGTCAAACGCGTCATCAAGTTCCTCTCGCGTGCGACCTGCTGCCGAAGCAAACCCATCGTCGTCAGCGAGGACACCAAATCCGTTCATGATATCAGTATCGGATTCCGTCAATCGGATAACCGTGTCTGTAAAGCTCTCGTCGCTCCGTTTGTGAGCTTTGAGCCGTTCGTAGGCCTCCTCCGTGATCGTCACTGTTTTCGTTGCCATGTGAACGTACGTGTACACGTACGTCTTTTCTGTGAATAAATCTATTGGTGAGGGAGCGACTCTCGGATACTCACTTTCCGCTTACTCGAGCGCGTCAGCAGGATCGACGACTTCTCCGGTCGCCGGATAGACGCCGACTTGGTCACAGAGATCGCCCATCGGGCAGGCATCGGGGTCCTCGAGGCAGGCCGGTTGCCGCGCCGTGCAAAACTCTCGGCCGAACTGGATCGACGCTGTATGCCCGAAGCCACATTTCTCGGTGGGGACGTCGCGCTCGAGGACGGCGCGAACGTCCTCGTGGTCGGCGTCGGGTGGGGCAATTCCGAGGCGGCGATAGATGCGGTGGACATGTGTATCGACGGGAAAAACACCGCCACGGCCGCCGGCAAAGAGGAGGACACAGTCTGCAGTTTTGGGGCCGACGCCCCGGACTGAGAGCAGCGTGTCACGGACCGCGGACGGCTCCTCATCTGTGACGAACTCGTCGAACGCTACCCCAGAGCCGAACTCCTCGAGGACCCACTCAGCGACGTCAATAAGGGTCTCGGACTTTTGATTGTAGAGTCCGGCCGGTTGGATCGTTTCGGCGAGTGTCGACTGCTCGGCCTGGGCAAGCGCATTGGCGAGATCTGGGCTGGACTCCGAACTGGCGCTCGAGTCGTCTGCACTGCCATACCGCTCGAGCAGTGCGTCATAGGCGGGCTGGCTCGCTTTGTCGCTCGTGTTCTGACTCAAAATTGTGCGAACGAGACAGGGAAAGGCGTTCTGTCCGCCGTAGGTTTTTTGCCAGTAGCGTTCGCCGAGACGGTCGATAACGCGTTCAGCGCGGGTCTCTGCCGTTGCCGGATCGAACTCGGCGGCGACGCCACCGCCAGCGTCACCGCCGCTGATGTTGACCGACGGCTCGCGGTCGTCGTCCATAGCGAACGTACTCACTCGCCGGGTATTGGTATTGCCCCAAATGAGTGCCAAAGTCAGCGGGCTATCGTCGTCGCCGCATCGGGTCTTTGAGTTTACAGGCGAACTTCTCATCACACTTCGAACAGACCGCAGACCGGTCGAAATCATCCCGGAGCGTCCCTGGTTTCGTCCGCGTCTGCAGCACTTTTCGCTTGATATCAACCGGGATCTTCTCCGAACAGTGCGGACAGATCACACGTTGTGTCATACTGACTGGTTGCGACAGTGGGTGATTTATCCTTTCGGCCGAAATAACAATTACAGAACATCTTCTGAACTACTCCTGTGCGAGCAGTCACGAACTATTTCTGGGGCGCTCTCATCGGAGTACGCATGGGAGATGTCCACGTCGTTGCCCTCTGTGGCAGCTTACGCGATACGAGTACGACTCGACTGGCACTCGAGCACGTCCTCGAGGCGGCTCGAGAGCGTGGTGCGAGTACCGAACTGGTCGATTTGCGCGAGTACGAGTTGCCCATTTTCGATCCGGACCGTGACCGCGAAGATGCTGGCGATGCGGACCAACTCGCGGCAAAATTGCAAGCGGCCGATGCAATCGTGCTCGGGTCGCCGATGTACCACGGGTCGTACGCCTCACCGTTGAAGACTGCACTTGACTACTGCGGCTTCGACGAATTTGAGGACACGACCGTGGGACTGCTCGCCGTCTCCGGTGGGGCGTTTCCGGTGACCGCACTCGAGCATCTCCGTTCTGTCTGTCGGTCGCTGAAAGCGTGGGTACTCCCACATCAGGCAGCGGTCCCGAACACCAACTCGGCGTTCGAGGATGGCGAGTTCGTCGACGAGAAACTTGCAGATCGCGTCGCAACGCTCGGCCAGCGAGCAGTCCAGTACGCCGTTATCGAACCCGATCCTGGCACGCTCGAGAGTGATCAGAACGTGGGTGCGAAAGGGCAGTAAGTGGCTCAGTTCGCAAGCAGTCGCTGGAATCGGTGCTGATGGGCGATGAACGCGAACAGTCCGAAGACGACGCCACCGAGTTGGACCGCTTCGATCCGAATCACGACCGTCGTCACCTCGAGTGCAATCGGGGGCGAGGTGAGCGTCACGTCGATAAACCAGGCTGACGCCAACAGGGTTGAAGCCCCAATTGCAAGCAACACGGCGGGAACGACCGGGACGAACGACGTGTCTCGGATCGAGTGATGGCCGAAGACGCGCCGTTCG
The nucleotide sequence above comes from Natronolimnobius baerhuensis. Encoded proteins:
- a CDS encoding phosphatase PAP2 family protein encodes the protein MDRSLGVTEFIRTHLPEWVVPIAELTAMLGDEVLVVGVLAVLAGVDAYRSARCGRGQLITDQTAFVLAIVLGGLAFTLILKTAFGLPRPPTELQAVPRGGDGFPSGHTMAATLLWTALALWGLRGRLTRRTRVAIAGAIIALVSVSRLILGVHYLVDVVASVIFGVGFLLIGARLTDTEPTKAFAGAAALGALALVVAGISTDGVLAFAGCLGGATTWWVISRPAVQNRWAAVVQ
- a CDS encoding 2-oxo acid dehydrogenase subunit E2, encoding MTDEGETVEPFPMQRRGTVDYMRVAGRRSVVHGLVEFDVTVPRRQIRERELETGGSLSFTAFLVYCLANVLEDHPEMQSFRDWCGRIVRFDTVDVMVIIETQGSNGPVGVPHVIRTANRRSLRSIHDEIRTAQTDPTEGRQSRLASLGLRLPGPIRRLFWRLPRVSPRHWKRIAGTVAVTSLGMFGTGGGWGISPTTYPLQMTVGGIERKPSLVDGEIEPRELLCLTVTVDHDVVDGAPAARFVQRLKERVEAGNGIETALE
- the aglF gene encoding UTP--glucose-1-phosphate uridylyltransferase AglF; amino-acid sequence: MQAVVLAAGKGTRLRPLTEDKPKALVEVDGRPIIEDVFDNLLAVGAEELIVVVGYLKEQLMDRYGDEYRGVPITYAHQEEQLGLAHAILQVEPYIEDDFMLMLGDNVFRSNLADVINRQGEDRADAAFLVEEVPYEEASRYGVLDTNEYGEIVEVIEKPEEPPSNLVMTGFYTFTPAIFHACQLVQPSDRGEYELSDAIDLLIHSGRTIDALRMEGWRIDVGYPEDRERATQRLERESEGEVGTESGTPQASVSTATPEAETD
- a CDS encoding endonuclease III domain-containing protein, whose amino-acid sequence is MDDDREPSVNISGGDAGGGVAAEFDPATAETRAERVIDRLGERYWQKTYGGQNAFPCLVRTILSQNTSDKASQPAYDALLERYGSADDSSASSESSPDLANALAQAEQSTLAETIQPAGLYNQKSETLIDVAEWVLEEFGSGVAFDEFVTDEEPSAVRDTLLSVRGVGPKTADCVLLFAGGRGGVFPVDTHVHRIYRRLGIAPPDADHEDVRAVLERDVPTEKCGFGHTASIQFGREFCTARQPACLEDPDACPMGDLCDQVGVYPATGEVVDPADALE
- a CDS encoding NADPH-dependent FMN reductase produces the protein MGDVHVVALCGSLRDTSTTRLALEHVLEAARERGASTELVDLREYELPIFDPDRDREDAGDADQLAAKLQAADAIVLGSPMYHGSYASPLKTALDYCGFDEFEDTTVGLLAVSGGAFPVTALEHLRSVCRSLKAWVLPHQAAVPNTNSAFEDGEFVDEKLADRVATLGQRAVQYAVIEPDPGTLESDQNVGAKGQ
- a CDS encoding antitoxin VapB family protein, coding for MATKTVTITEEAYERLKAHKRSDESFTDTVIRLTESDTDIMNGFGVLADDDGFASAAGRTREELDDAFDDRRQQREQRDGDK
- a CDS encoding type II toxin-antitoxin system VapC family toxin, with product MIVLDSSFLIDYLRGNDAAKVFLDAQDEPVYYVPTIVLFELYRDAAWADNRSLETVIAGLEWAEPLPFDAPATREAAQIHAELLEAGTQINLADIMIAGICRYHDASIVTRDGDFEAVENLETISY
- a CDS encoding winged helix-turn-helix transcriptional regulator, which produces MESKSSTSTTSGRVTKHGGSVPRAVLHKKILDTAESRPDASMEAIADGVSGATVSIVEQVLEEYGDPGAQAAVSDDGAASAGDEPASDGDGSSDEDAAVDDSDSSIFREDSSSAPTVTEPTDEPETGDESAVDAEAGAVDPAESDGDGQDDSLEPADVTEKQRETLRAIARQPTATQATLADQLGVTSATISQRVNSIEGFDWSNRRAFVATVFDEVPLEEADETDQELEQADESGPNLEIGEETDQDHADAEAGDQSVTDETDADSGCDPRGPEHERDTTGDDDPMRSTDTHETLADDAVEPTLEALEALTEQVEALETRLEGLEERSLTPETESEPARETATGVLSDPELTHKVLHACFQAENISEEEELQLLKEATGAGTNAD